A region of Mesorhizobium sp. AR02 DNA encodes the following proteins:
- a CDS encoding NAD(P)/FAD-dependent oxidoreductase produces MQSYDVVIIGAGAAGMMCAMEAAKRGRSVLILDHAAMPGEKIRISGGGRCNFTNIHASPKNFISGNPHFCISALSRYTQRDFIALVERHNITYHEKTLGQLFCDGSARQIIDMLVSEMQGRGVQLALSTEVRDIRKTMEGFVLTLSTGTVTCQSLVVACGGKSIPKMGATSFGYDLAERFGLAIVETRPALVPLTFDAKTLERLAPLAGNAVDAEVSCGKTRFSEAMLFTHRGVSGPSILQISSYWREGDEIRIAMLPGVDVADLIRTAKRANGRQAVQRVLANHLPKRLAQSIAERTGFDGNLADLSDAHIKTVDAAVNDWRIKPAGSEGYRTAEVTLGGVDTNGLDQKTMQAKSVPGLFVIGEVVDVTGWLGGYNFQWAWSSGWVAGQAV; encoded by the coding sequence ATGCAATCCTATGATGTCGTGATCATCGGCGCTGGCGCCGCCGGAATGATGTGCGCCATGGAGGCCGCCAAGCGTGGCCGTTCGGTGCTGATCCTCGATCACGCGGCGATGCCTGGCGAAAAGATCCGCATCTCCGGCGGTGGCCGGTGCAATTTCACCAACATCCACGCCAGTCCGAAGAACTTTATCTCGGGCAATCCGCATTTCTGCATCTCGGCGCTCAGCCGCTATACGCAACGCGACTTCATCGCGTTGGTCGAGCGTCATAACATTACCTATCACGAGAAGACGCTGGGGCAGCTGTTCTGCGACGGCTCCGCGCGGCAGATCATCGACATGCTGGTCTCGGAAATGCAGGGCCGGGGCGTCCAGCTCGCACTGTCCACGGAGGTCAGGGATATCAGAAAAACCATGGAGGGGTTCGTGCTCACTCTCTCCACCGGTACGGTCACTTGCCAGTCCTTGGTGGTGGCGTGCGGCGGCAAGTCGATCCCCAAGATGGGGGCGACCAGTTTCGGTTACGATCTTGCCGAACGGTTTGGCCTTGCCATTGTCGAAACGCGGCCGGCGCTGGTGCCGCTGACCTTCGACGCCAAAACGCTCGAGCGGCTCGCGCCCTTGGCCGGCAACGCGGTCGACGCGGAAGTCAGCTGTGGCAAGACGCGATTTTCAGAGGCCATGCTGTTCACGCATCGCGGCGTCAGCGGGCCGTCCATCCTGCAAATCTCATCCTATTGGCGCGAGGGTGACGAAATCCGTATCGCCATGCTGCCCGGGGTCGATGTGGCGGACCTCATCCGCACGGCCAAGCGTGCCAATGGGCGGCAGGCGGTGCAGAGGGTGCTGGCAAATCACCTGCCGAAACGGCTTGCACAGTCGATCGCAGAGCGCACCGGGTTCGACGGCAACCTCGCCGATCTTTCGGACGCCCACATCAAAACGGTCGACGCCGCGGTTAACGACTGGCGCATCAAGCCGGCGGGTTCCGAGGGTTACCGCACCGCCGAGGTGACGCTTGGCGGGGTGGACACCAACGGACTGGACCAGAAGACGATGCAGGCGAAATCCGTGCCGGGCCTGTTCGTCATTGGCGAAGTGGTCGATGTAACGGGTTGGCTGGGCGGTTACAATTTCCAGTGGGCGTGGTCGTCGGGCTGGGTGGCAGGGCAGGCCGTCTAG
- a CDS encoding chromate transporter, which produces MSETPHTSLLVSLLAVFAPLSLVTIGGGQSAIADINRQVVDVHQWLSQAQFVDAFAISRMAPGPGSLLVTLIGWQVAGFWGAVVATIAIFGPTTFLIYAVAHMWSRNGGARWKRALEAGLRPVAAGMILAATYVLLQAIDGGWFARAIALASTATLLLTRVNPLLLIGAGVAIFVTLHMAGLV; this is translated from the coding sequence ATGAGCGAGACCCCACACACATCGTTGTTGGTGAGCTTGCTGGCGGTATTTGCTCCGCTCTCCCTCGTCACCATTGGCGGCGGACAGAGCGCCATCGCTGATATCAACCGGCAGGTCGTCGACGTCCATCAGTGGCTGAGCCAGGCGCAATTCGTCGACGCCTTCGCCATCTCGCGGATGGCCCCAGGGCCGGGATCCCTGCTGGTTACGTTGATTGGCTGGCAAGTCGCGGGGTTTTGGGGCGCCGTGGTTGCGACGATTGCAATCTTCGGTCCAACCACGTTTCTTATCTACGCGGTCGCCCATATGTGGTCCCGCAATGGCGGCGCGCGCTGGAAGCGAGCGCTGGAGGCAGGGCTCCGGCCAGTCGCCGCGGGGATGATCCTTGCCGCGACCTATGTGCTGCTACAGGCCATCGATGGCGGCTGGTTCGCGCGCGCCATCGCATTGGCATCAACGGCAACGCTTCTTCTGACCAGGGTGAATCCACTTCTCCTGATCGGCGCAGGCGTGGCCATTTTCGTCACACTTCACATGGCGGGCTTGGTCTAG
- a CDS encoding chromate transporter has translation MSTPEPPSAPSCSQLFWIFTRIALTSFGGGLSGWLLREFVQNRKWMTQEEFLNGLSISQALPGVNVKNMAVWIGYRLLGWRGAVVGFVGIIVPPAIVIVLLGTLFASLSRYSLTHVALTGAAAAAVGLLLSMGITAARAVPRKAVPIAIMAGTFIAVALLHWPLFWVVLAAGFVSVAYTYARAS, from the coding sequence ATGTCGACACCGGAACCACCATCCGCCCCTAGCTGCTCGCAGCTGTTCTGGATTTTCACACGCATCGCCTTGACGAGTTTCGGCGGTGGACTGAGCGGCTGGCTGCTGCGGGAATTTGTTCAAAACCGCAAGTGGATGACGCAGGAAGAATTTCTCAACGGCCTGTCGATTTCCCAGGCGCTGCCAGGCGTGAACGTCAAGAACATGGCCGTCTGGATCGGCTACAGGCTGCTTGGCTGGCGGGGCGCCGTCGTTGGTTTTGTCGGCATTATCGTTCCCCCTGCCATTGTCATAGTCCTGTTGGGAACGCTATTCGCCTCGTTGTCGCGGTATTCGCTGACGCATGTGGCGTTGACCGGAGCCGCGGCGGCCGCTGTTGGCCTGTTGCTGTCGATGGGCATCACGGCCGCGCGGGCGGTGCCTCGAAAGGCTGTTCCCATTGCGATCATGGCCGGCACATTCATTGCCGTCGCACTCCTGCACTGGCCGCTTTTCTGGGTCGTTCTCGCCGCCGGATTCGTCAGCGTCGCCTACACCTACGCCCGGGCAAGTTGA
- a CDS encoding RNA polymerase sigma factor has protein sequence MAMMLDESEASDAELIGRAKGGDRGAFGTLLERHYDFVYRAAYRWCGKKADAEDIAQEVCVRLGKAIRDYRGGGAFTTWLYSVTMNAARDMMRKTQRETVKTEAYGVHALISGEAPAESEDPAEALWAAVRQLPDKQRDAVLLVYGEGLSHAAAAEAMAISETTVSWHIHEAKKRLKTLMRSAGEV, from the coding sequence ATGGCGATGATGCTGGATGAGAGCGAAGCCTCCGACGCCGAACTGATCGGGCGGGCGAAGGGCGGAGACAGGGGGGCCTTCGGCACATTGCTGGAGCGCCACTACGACTTCGTCTATCGCGCCGCCTATCGCTGGTGCGGCAAGAAGGCCGACGCCGAGGACATTGCCCAGGAAGTCTGCGTCCGGCTCGGCAAGGCGATCCGCGACTATCGCGGCGGCGGCGCCTTCACGACATGGCTCTATTCCGTGACGATGAACGCCGCGCGTGACATGATGCGCAAGACCCAGCGCGAGACGGTGAAGACCGAAGCTTACGGTGTCCATGCGCTGATTTCGGGCGAGGCCCCGGCCGAGAGCGAGGATCCGGCCGAGGCGCTGTGGGCCGCGGTGCGGCAGCTGCCGGACAAGCAGCGAGATGCCGTGCTGCTGGTCTATGGCGAGGGCTTGAGCCACGCGGCCGCCGCCGAGGCGATGGCGATCTCGGAGACGACGGTTTCCTGGCACATCCATGAAGCGAAGAAACGGCTGAAGACGCTGATGCGCTCGGCCGGGGAAGTGTGA
- a CDS encoding vWA domain-containing protein: protein MVDDNELKKLRDIAAPAPGESAKARAFEAALRAYDQENISAVTQGSVGGLRLTERAQKLWSEIMQKKLIATPAIAGLVALPIAGYATFHLLREQPPKFGGDEKITETLADKPATLKPAEPKQAPTELAKDKKADADVESRDASDALVAPASPPKSESTALGGVAQQNAQGRGVPADAPATINEPESDTLQAYKPAPAPTGEFALDGTTSAPSRVARMPAAESKLIAPQPTAPADQIAPQEENRNRVQDFKTNPVHAALEDPVSTFSIDVDTASYSFVRRSLKEGAVPQADTVRVEEMINYFPYDWKGPDSASTPFNSTVSVMPTPWNEHTKLMHVAIKGFDIKPTEQPKANLVFLIDVSGSMDEPDKLPLLKSAFRLLVSKLKADDTISIVTYAGEAGTVLMPTKAAEKDKILNAIDNLQPGGSTAGEAGIKEAYKLAQQSFVKDGVNRVMLATDGDFNVGQSDDDDLKRLIEQERKSGVFLSVFGFGHDNLNDQMMQTIAQNGNGTAAYIDTLAEAEKVLVEDASSTLFPIAKDVKIQVEFNPNKVAEYRLIGYETRALNREDFNNDRVDAGDIGSGHSVTAIYEITPKGSGGEQIDPLRYGQATVNNGGVANADEYAFVKIRYKLPNEDVSKLITTPVTSANEVQSFDQASTDQRFSVAVAAFGQKLRDEDATAKFGYDKIMEIATAARGADPFGYRSEFLSLVRLASALGGNR from the coding sequence ATGGTCGACGACAACGAACTCAAGAAGCTGCGCGACATCGCAGCACCGGCGCCGGGCGAGAGCGCGAAGGCGCGCGCCTTCGAAGCCGCCTTGCGCGCCTATGATCAGGAAAATATTTCTGCCGTCACCCAAGGATCGGTCGGCGGCCTTCGTCTCACAGAGCGAGCACAAAAGCTCTGGAGCGAGATCATGCAAAAGAAACTCATTGCCACGCCGGCCATTGCCGGGCTCGTCGCCCTGCCGATCGCTGGATACGCCACCTTCCATCTGCTGAGGGAACAGCCGCCCAAATTCGGTGGCGACGAAAAGATCACCGAGACGCTTGCCGACAAGCCGGCGACCCTGAAGCCGGCCGAGCCGAAGCAAGCTCCGACGGAACTGGCGAAAGACAAGAAGGCTGACGCCGATGTGGAAAGCCGCGACGCCAGCGACGCACTTGTGGCGCCGGCTTCGCCCCCAAAATCCGAATCGACCGCCCTTGGCGGGGTGGCGCAGCAAAATGCGCAAGGGCGTGGTGTGCCGGCTGATGCTCCGGCAACAATCAACGAACCGGAGTCCGACACTTTGCAGGCTTACAAGCCGGCACCAGCGCCGACGGGAGAGTTCGCACTGGATGGCACGACAAGCGCGCCCTCGCGGGTTGCCCGCATGCCGGCTGCAGAGTCCAAGCTGATAGCGCCGCAGCCCACCGCACCGGCGGATCAGATCGCGCCGCAGGAGGAAAACCGCAACCGCGTCCAGGATTTCAAGACCAATCCGGTGCATGCGGCACTCGAAGACCCGGTCTCGACCTTCTCGATCGATGTCGACACCGCCTCCTATTCCTTCGTGCGCCGTTCGCTGAAGGAAGGCGCCGTGCCCCAGGCCGACACGGTCCGTGTCGAGGAGATGATCAATTACTTCCCCTATGACTGGAAGGGACCGGACTCGGCGTCGACGCCGTTCAACTCGACCGTCAGCGTCATGCCGACGCCGTGGAACGAGCACACCAAGCTGATGCACGTCGCCATCAAGGGCTTCGACATCAAGCCGACCGAGCAGCCGAAGGCCAATCTGGTCTTCCTGATCGATGTCTCGGGCTCCATGGACGAACCCGACAAGCTGCCGCTGCTCAAATCGGCATTCCGGCTGCTGGTCAGCAAGCTGAAGGCCGACGACACGATCTCCATCGTCACCTATGCCGGCGAGGCCGGCACCGTGCTGATGCCGACCAAGGCTGCCGAGAAGGACAAGATCCTCAATGCCATCGACAATCTGCAGCCGGGCGGTTCGACCGCCGGCGAGGCAGGCATCAAGGAGGCCTACAAGCTTGCCCAGCAGTCCTTCGTCAAGGACGGCGTCAACCGGGTGATGCTGGCCACCGACGGCGACTTCAATGTCGGCCAGAGCGACGACGATGATCTCAAGCGCCTGATCGAGCAGGAGCGCAAGAGCGGTGTCTTCCTGTCGGTGTTCGGCTTCGGCCACGACAATCTGAACGACCAGATGATGCAGACCATCGCCCAGAACGGCAACGGCACCGCGGCCTATATCGACACGCTGGCCGAGGCGGAGAAGGTGCTGGTCGAAGATGCCTCCTCGACGCTGTTCCCGATCGCCAAGGACGTGAAGATTCAGGTCGAGTTCAACCCGAACAAGGTCGCGGAATACCGCCTGATCGGCTACGAGACCCGGGCGCTCAACCGGGAGGACTTCAACAATGACCGCGTCGATGCCGGCGATATCGGCTCCGGCCATTCGGTCACCGCGATCTATGAGATCACGCCGAAGGGCAGTGGTGGCGAGCAGATCGATCCGCTGCGTTATGGCCAGGCCACGGTCAACAATGGCGGTGTCGCCAATGCGGACGAATATGCCTTCGTCAAGATCCGCTACAAGCTGCCGAACGAGGACGTTTCGAAGCTGATCACCACGCCGGTGACCTCGGCCAATGAGGTCCAGTCCTTCGACCAGGCCAGCACCGACCAGCGCTTCTCCGTCGCTGTTGCCGCCTTTGGCCAGAAGCTGCGCGACGAGGATGCGACCGCCAAGTTCGGTTACGACAAGATCATGGAGATTGCCACTGCCGCCCGAGGAGCCGACCCGTTTGGGTACAGGTCCGAGTTCCTTTCGCTTGTGCGCCTTGCCTCGGCGCTGGGCGGTAACCGGTAG
- the bmt gene encoding betaine--homocysteine S-methyltransferase has product MTTTNPIDALLAEKGVLLADGATGTNLFAMGLEAGEAPELLNETAPDTITSLHQNFVDAGADIILTNSFGGTRHRLKLHHAQDRVHALNKRAAEIARAVADKAGRKVIVAGSVGPTGELLVPLGAMTYDEAVDAFAEQIEGLKEGGAEVAWIETMSAPDEIRAAAEAAIRVGLPYTYTGSFDTAGRTMMGLLPKDIHGVVDGLSEPPLGVGANCGVGASDILASLLDMTEAKPQATVIVKGNCGIPEFRGTEIHYSGTPELMADYVRLAVDAGAKIVGGCCGTSFQHLAVMRKALDAHTKADRPTVAAIVARIGPMRNKVATENTAETSEARRERRRSRA; this is encoded by the coding sequence ATGACGACGACCAATCCGATCGATGCGCTGCTGGCTGAAAAGGGCGTGCTGCTGGCCGATGGCGCCACCGGCACCAATTTGTTCGCGATGGGCCTGGAGGCCGGCGAGGCGCCGGAACTGCTGAACGAGACCGCGCCCGACACCATCACCAGCCTGCACCAGAATTTCGTCGACGCCGGCGCCGACATCATCCTGACTAACTCCTTCGGCGGCACCCGCCACCGGCTGAAACTCCACCATGCGCAGGACCGCGTGCATGCGCTGAACAAGCGCGCCGCCGAGATCGCCCGGGCCGTCGCCGACAAGGCCGGCCGCAAGGTGATCGTTGCCGGCTCCGTCGGCCCGACCGGTGAATTGCTCGTGCCGCTCGGCGCCATGACCTATGACGAGGCGGTCGACGCCTTTGCCGAACAGATCGAGGGTCTCAAGGAAGGCGGCGCCGAAGTCGCCTGGATCGAAACCATGTCGGCGCCCGACGAGATCCGCGCCGCCGCCGAAGCGGCGATCCGCGTCGGCCTGCCCTACACCTATACCGGCTCCTTCGACACCGCCGGCCGCACCATGATGGGCCTGCTGCCGAAAGACATCCACGGCGTCGTCGACGGGCTGTCCGAGCCACCGCTCGGTGTTGGCGCCAATTGCGGCGTCGGTGCCTCCGACATCCTGGCCTCGCTGCTCGACATGACCGAGGCGAAGCCGCAGGCGACGGTAATCGTCAAGGGCAATTGCGGCATTCCCGAATTCCGCGGCACCGAGATCCATTACTCCGGCACGCCGGAACTGATGGCCGACTATGTTCGTCTCGCTGTCGATGCCGGCGCGAAAATCGTCGGCGGCTGCTGCGGCACCTCGTTCCAGCACCTTGCCGTCATGCGCAAGGCGCTCGACGCCCACACCAAGGCGGATCGTCCGACGGTTGCGGCGATCGTCGCGCGCATCGGTCCGATGCGCAACAAGGTGGCGACGGAAAACACCGCCGAGACCAGTGAAGCCCGCCGCGAACGGCGCCGCAGCCGAGCCTGA
- a CDS encoding helix-turn-helix domain-containing protein, with protein sequence MDKRDLSAIFRERLKLLLTRSDLNQSAFASAVGIDRSALSQLMSGASTRLPRAETLLNIAAEFKVSLDWLLGLSQDEGVTGEIRESLEIEEAPDGFDRTLLAKWFAEAAGTKIRYVPAGIPDLLRTRALVDYEANITNRSRLAQASETQYRIEYNRRPETDMEVCMPRHTLEIFARGLGVWDRFPEADRRQQLAHMATLLDDLYPTFRLFLYDGRMRYSIPLTIFGPYRAAIYVGDMYVVLNATQPIQALTQHFDNLIRAADVNPHEAAAYARNLAGMSFSSGSV encoded by the coding sequence ATGGACAAACGCGACCTGTCGGCAATCTTTCGGGAGCGTTTGAAGCTGCTCCTGACACGCTCCGACCTCAACCAGTCGGCATTCGCGTCAGCAGTCGGCATCGATCGATCGGCGCTGTCGCAGTTGATGTCGGGTGCCTCGACGCGTCTGCCGCGCGCCGAAACGCTGCTCAACATCGCGGCCGAATTCAAGGTGTCGCTGGACTGGCTGCTGGGCTTGAGCCAGGACGAAGGCGTCACCGGCGAAATCCGCGAAAGCCTGGAGATCGAGGAAGCGCCCGATGGTTTCGACCGCACGCTGCTCGCCAAATGGTTCGCCGAGGCCGCGGGCACCAAGATCCGCTACGTCCCGGCCGGCATTCCCGATCTGCTAAGAACCCGCGCGCTGGTCGACTACGAGGCCAACATCACCAACAGGAGCCGCCTGGCACAGGCCAGCGAGACCCAATACCGCATCGAATACAACCGGCGTCCGGAAACCGACATGGAAGTCTGCATGCCGCGCCACACGCTGGAGATTTTTGCGCGCGGCCTCGGCGTCTGGGACCGCTTTCCGGAAGCCGACCGTAGGCAGCAGCTCGCCCATATGGCGACGCTGCTCGACGATCTCTACCCGACCTTCCGCCTGTTTCTCTATGACGGCCGCATGCGCTATTCGATCCCGCTGACCATCTTCGGCCCCTACCGCGCCGCCATCTATGTCGGCGACATGTATGTGGTGCTGAACGCCACCCAGCCGATCCAGGCGCTGACCCAGCATTTCGACAATCTGATCCGCGCCGCCGACGTCAACCCGCACGAGGCCGCCGCCTACGCGCGCAATCTGGCCGGCATGTCGTTCTCATCAGGCTCTGTCTGA